The Agrobacterium larrymoorei sequence TTCCCTTCAGCGAAACCGTCTGGCTGCTGCTCGACAAGAAGCGCCGCGCCGGCGCCCGCATCCTGTTCGAAGGCGCGCAAGGCTCGCTTCTCGATATCGACCACGGCACCTATCCCTATGTGACGTCATCCAACACGGTGGCTGGCCAAGCTGCTGCCGGTTCCGGCATGGGTCCGGGCTCGCTCGGCTACATTCTCGGCATCACCAAGGCCTATACGACGCGCGTCGGTGAAGGCCCCTTCCCGACCGAACTGCATGACGAGATCGGCCAGTTCCTCGGCGAGAAGGGTCATGAATTCGGCACCGTCACGGGCCGCAAGCGCCGCTGCGGCTGGTTCGATGCGGCACTGGTGCGCCAGTCGGTCGCCACCAACGGCATCACCGGCATTGCGCTGACCAAACTCGACGTTCTGGACGGCCTGGACGAACTGAAGATCTGCGTCGGCTACAAGCTGGACGGCCAGGAGATCGATCACCTTCCGGCAAGCCAGGGCGCACAGGCCCGCGTCGAGCCGATCTACATCACCCTTGAGGGGTGGAAGGAATCGACCGTCGGCGCCCGCAAGTGGGCGGACCTGCCTGCCCAGGCGATCAAATATGTGCGCCAGGTCGAGGAACTGATCGGCGCGCCCGTGGCACTCCTGTCCACCAGCCCGGAGCGTGACGACACCATACTTGTGACTGACCCGTTTGAGGACTAATGTTCTCGGCAATCAGTCTTCATAACCCATATCGGGCCGGCATTTTACCGGTTCCGACGAGAAAGTGCTTATGGCGGATTTTGTAGCAGTCATTCGCAAGGCCGTGGATGGCTTGGCGAACAATACTCCCGAAAACCGGGCCAAGGTGTACGACAAGGCACGCAGCGCTGTCGTGCGCCAGCTTGAAAACATGAAGCCGCGCCCGCCGGAAGAAATGCTCCAGCGGCAGATCATGAAGCTCGACACCGCGATTGCCGAGGTCGAGGGTGAGTATTCCGAAGCACTACCCGCATTGGAGGACGAAGACGAAGGCGCAGCCGCCGCTTATGCGACGCCTGCGCCCGAAGACGTGTCGTCGCCCTATTATGAAGAAAGCGTCGCGCAGGAGCAGCGCTACGCCGGTGAGCATCGGGATGACGCAGAACCCGCACATCACGACGATCACCCCGAGCCTGAACAGCACGAGACCTATGCCGCGCATGACGATGGTCAACGGCACGAAGAGCGCGAGCCTGCCTATCAGGCTGAGCCTGCCGAAGAGGTAACCTATCGCGCCGAGGAGCCAGCAGAACACGCTGAGCTTTACCAGCGCCCGGTATCCTACGAAACAGCTGAGACGCATCAGGAACCGGAAACGTATCAGCATGAGGCTCCGGCCTATGCTCATGAGCATCAAGACGAGCACCATGGCCTCGAGGCGCGTCACGAGCCCGCCGCCGATGAAGACCACGCGCACCGCAACTGGGTCGGCCAGGACAGCCATCTCGAGCCTGCCCCATGGGAGCGCGAAGAGACTGAGGTCGAAGACCATTCGCATGATGGTCAGTTGCATGCCGCCTATCACCATGAAGAGGTTGCTCATGACGATGACCGTCATGAGGAGACCCATCAGCACGATTATGCGCGCGAAGCGCCGCGTGAGGCGGAGCCCATCAGCACTGAAACCGTGCTGCATGAGAACGCACCGCTTCCCTACACGGCGGGCTTCGACGGCCAGTCCAATTATTATGGCAATGTCAGCGTAGAGCCTGAAAACCGCCCGGTATCCGACGACGCGCATTATGCCGCTTTCGACGAGCATGATGCCCATCGCGACCCGTCGGGAACGCCGCAGGTCACCGGTGCTGGCAAAGCCCCGGCCCCGGTCGACGATTTCTCGTCCTATTTTCAGGACACTGCGCTCGATCTGCCGCCGAAGACCTCGCCTTCTCTGCCCCGCGCAGACGAGGATCCTTTTGCGGCGAGTGCCACGAAGGACGACAAGGAACGCACCCCCTGGGACGATCTCGAAGAGCTGATCGGCTATGATGGCGGATCAAACGACCGCTCCGACAAGACGGCCAATGGCAATCTCGACAGCGGCTTCACAGGCGCCGGCATTCCCGCCGCCGCCTATGCGACGAAGAAGAAACCGAAGCGCAATTACGCCGGCATGGTTCTTGGCCTCGGCCTTCTCGTGGTGCTTGCAGGCGGTGGTTATGCCGCGTGGACGAACCGCGAGGCACTGAACGACATGGTCGGTGGTCTGGTCAACTCGGCCAAAACCGGCACCTCGACTGATACATCCTCCGGCGGAACGTCGCAGACGGCGTCGGCGCCTGCCAATGGCGGAGCCACTGCCACACAGCCTGCAACCAACGGCCAGACCCCGGCACAGGGCCAGGCATCAACGGGAACGCCTGCAGCAACACGCCCTGCCGATGACGGCTCTGTCACCGGCACGAAGTTCACCCAGCGGCTTCTCGCCGATGGTACGGAGAAGGACGAAGGTCCAGGCCCTGGCGCCAACGGCCAGCCTGTGACGGCGGAGGGCCAATCGGTCTATCAGCAGAACGAGGCGCCTTCAGCCCAGAACACCGCCAACGCGGCACCCGCTGCTGCCGGCAACCAGCCTGTCGCACAGCAGACCGCAGCCCCTGCTGCCGCAACCGGCGACCGCATGTTCCTTTATGAGGAAGTGCTTGGCCAGACGGTACCGACTGCGATCGAAGGCAAGGTTTCCTGGACGTTGCAGAACGAAACGGATGATGCTGGCAAGCCTTCTCCAGAAGTCCAGGGCCAGATCACCATTCCCGGCCGTGGCTTGAGCGCGCTCATTACCTTCAAGCGCAATACCGACCCGTCGCTTCCCGCAAGCCATCTGGTCGAGATCGTCTTCTCGGTCTCGCCCGGCTTCGAAGGTGGCGCGATCGACAGTGTGCAGCGCATCGCCATGAAGTCCACCGAACAGGACCGTGGCAACGCGCTCATCGCTGTTCCGGCAAAGATCACCGACGATTTCCACATGATCGCGCTGAACGACTTCCCGGACGCACGCAAGACCAATCTGGAACTGCTGCGGACCCGCGACTGGATCGACATCCCCGTCTCCTACCGCAACGGGCGCCGCGCGCTTCTGACCCTTCAGAAGGGCGCTGACGGCAAGGCTGCGTTCGAGACGGCACTGCGCGAATGGATGGCGGCATCGCCGACCAACGGCCAGTAAGCGGTTCGGACAAATCGACCAAAATGAAAAGCCCCGGTGAAGATGTTCACCGGGGCTTTTTCGTGGGAGAAAGACGTGTGGATTAAGCGTCGACGACGCGCAAGGCCTTGGCAGCCTCTTCGGCTTCCTTCTGCACGGCGTCCTGCACCTTTTCGAAAGCGCGGACTTCGATCTGGCGAACGCGCTCGCGGCTGATGTCGAACTCGGTTGACAGTTCTTCCAGCGTCACCGGATCTTCCGCCAGACGGCGTGCCTCGAAGATGCGGCGCTCGCGATCGTTCAGGACACCCAGCGCCTTGGAAAGCATGCGACGGCGGGTTTCCAGCTCGTCCTGCTCGATCAGTACCGCTTCCTGGCTTTCCTGGTCGTCTACCAGCCAATCCTGCCACTGGCCGGATTCGCCTTCGGACGCCTTGATCGGCGCATTCAGCGATGCGTCGCCAGACAGGCGGCGGTTCATCGAGATGACTTCTTCCTCGGACACCTGCAGCTTCGTCGCGATTTCCCTGACGTGCTCGGCCTTCAGATCGCCGTCATCGATCGCCTGAAGACGACCTTTCAGACGACGCAGATTGAAGAACAGACGCTTCTGGTTGGCGGTGGTCCCCATTTTCACAAGGGACCACGAGCGCAGGATATATTCCTGGATCGACGCCTTGATCCACCACATGGCATAGGTCGCCAGACGGAAGCCACGATCCGGATCGAACTTCTTCACCGCCTGCATCAAGCCGACATTGCCTTCCGACACGACTTCACCGATCGGCAGACCGTAACCACGGTAACCCATGGCGATCTTGGCAACGAGGCGAAGGTGGCTGGTCACGAGCTTGTGGGCGGCATCTCTGTCGCCATGCTCGGCATAGCGTTTGCCAAGCATGTATTCTTCCTGCGGTTCCAGCATCGGGAACTTGCGAATTTCGTCGAGATATCGGTTCAGACCGGCTTCACCAGCCGTAATCGATGGCAAACTATTGCGGGCCATAAAGCACCCCCTTTATGTTTTTTCCTGGCGCGGTTCCCAAACCTAAGGCGAACCTTGTCGCGGTTCATTTCCGACCCCGCTTCAAGCCATGTCTTAAATATGTATACGGATGTCACGTTTCAAGGAAACGCGACACTCTCATATCGACCAATAATACCTCATCACGGGACGTTGAAAAAACCGATCTCGGCGGAAATCGTTCCGAAAAAAATCGCGCCGCTCAAGCGCAAAATTGTCGCAGGCGCTGCGGCCTCAGGCCCGCAGCGCATCCGCCAAGGCTGCCATGTCGTCCGGCATATCCGTTTCGAACTCCATGACCTCGCCCGTGCGGGGATGTTCGAAGACCAGCAGATAGGCGTGCAGCGCCTGGCGCGGGAAGTGGTTGACCACCGTCTTGGCCGGTTCCGGCAGAAGGTTTGCCTTGGTGCGGAAGGCCGCGCCGTATTCGGGATCGCCGATCAACGGGTGGCCGATATGGGCCATGTGAACGCGGATCTGGTGCGTGCGCCCGGTTTCCAATTGGCATTCCACCATGGAGGCAAGCGAGGTTGCATCCGGCTTTTCGTGATAGCGCTCCACCACCTCATAATGGGTGATCGCTTCGCGCGCATCGTCGGCATCCTCACGCTTGACGGCGCGCTTCGTACGGTCCGTGCTGCGGCCCAAGGCGGCATCGATTGTGCCGCGCAGGCTCTTCGGACGTCCCCAGACGATTGCCTTATAGGCGCGCTCCAGCGGGCCGGTGCGGCCATGGTCGGCAAATTGCGCTGCCAGATGCCGATGGGCATTGTCATTCTTGGCAACCACCATCACGCCGCTGGTTTCCTTGTCCAGCCGGTGAACGATGCCCGGACGCTTGACGCCGCCAATGCCGGAGAGACTGTCGCCGCAATGGTGGATCAGCGCGTTGACCAGCGTGCCCGTCCAGTTGCCCGCTCCCGGATGCACCACGAGACCGGCGGGCTTGAGAAGCACGATCAGGTCGTCATCCTCATATTCCACCTCTAGCGGAATATCCTCGCCCTTGGGCTCGGGATCTTCCGGCTCAGGCATGGTGATCTCGATGCGGTCTCCGACGCGGATCTTCTTCTTCGGCTCAGTGACGGCGGCACCGTTGACGAAGACGGCGCCCTGCTCGATCAGCGCCTTGAGACGGCTGCGGGAAAGATCGCCCCCGACTTCGGCTGCAAGCCAGGAATCGAGACGCCCTTCGGCATCCTCGCCAGCAATCAGGACTTTCCTTGCGTCTTCGCCTTGTTTAAAGGGGTCGTTCATTCTTATTTTCCGATCAATCCGAGACTTCCAAGGACCCCGATGACGCAGATCGAGCAAGACGAACAGGACGATAAGCCGCTAGACCCGGCCATGGAAAAAGTTCGCCGCAAGATGATCCGTTTGCAGATCGTGTCGGGCTTGGTGATGTTTATCAGCCTTATGGCCGTCTTCGGCGCGGTTGTCTACAAGGCGATGGGTCCGTCGAAAACCGCCACACCAGCAGCGAACCAGTCCATGCAGGTGCCGTCCGACCAGCCGGTATCGGCAACCGCCAGCCTGCCGCAGGGCTTCACCATCGAGAACGTCTCCTTCGCCAATGGCGACATGCTGTTCTACGGCCGCCTCGCCAATGGCACGCGCAAGGCGCTGGTCTTCAACGTCCAGACACGCCGCTTCGTCGCGGACATCACCATCGATGCGCAATGATCTGCCTGCCCTGCCCAATGGCTTGGCTCCGATTGCGATAGAGCGGGCAGACGATCCCCGGATCGCTGCCTTCCGCGATATCAAGGAACGCGACCTGACCGGCAGGCACGGCAAGTTCATCGTCGAAGGCACGGTGGTGCTGCGCATGCTGGCGGCAGCCCACAAGGCACGCGGCGATTTCCGTGCCGAATGCATCCTGATCCTCAAGAACCGGCTCGCCGGTGTGTTGGATATCCTCTGCGATTTTCCGGCGGACGTACCGGTCTATGTTGCTGAGGCCGAGGTGCTGGACACCATCGTCGGCTTTCACCTGCATCGCGGCATCTTGGCGCTCGGCGCACGGGTGGGAAGCTGCGATAGGGCGCAGACCATTGCCAGCCTGCCGGAAACATCGCTGGTCGTCGCGGGCTGCGGCCTTTCCAATCACGACAATATGGGTGCAATGTTTCGCAATGCCGCAGCCTTCATGGCCGATGCGGTGTTTCTGGACTCGACGTCCTGCGATCCACTGTACCGCAAAGCGCTGCGCGTCTCAGTCGGTTCGGTCCTGTCGGTGCCCTATCATCGCGGCGGCAACGCGCTCTCCATGCTGGAAGCACTGGCAAACGAAGGCTTCGAGATCTGGAGCCTGTCGCCAGCGGGCAAAACGGAAATCCGACAAATCCCGCCCTCGCCGCGCATGGCGCTCGTGATCGGCACCGAAGGCGAAGGCCTGCCGCCTGCCGTGCTCTCGCGCTTCCATTCGGCCCGCATCGCGCAATCGCCGCAGCTTGATAGCCTGAACGCAGGCACCGCATCCGGTCTCGCGCTCTACCAGATGGCGTCCGCCATGGGCCGCATCTAAGGGGTTAACCGATTCTTAACAGGGCGCATTTGAATTAACCCTGTCTCAAAACCGAGCATTAAGATTTACGATTTACTAATGAGCGGAACGAAAGGTTTCCGCGATGCGTAGCGTTTTTGTCGCCCTTTTTCTTTTGATCGTTCTGGCTGGCTGTGCGACCGCCCCGTCGCAGATCACCAATGCCTGCGCGATTTTTGAGCAACGGAACGGCATGTTCAACAACTGGCGCAAGGATGCCGAGGCGGCACAGCGCGAGTTCGGCGTGCCGGTACCGGTGATGATGGCGACGATCTATACGGAATCGAGCTTCCAGCCTTATGCGCGCCCGCCCCGCACCAAGCTCTTCGGCTTCATTCCGTGGAAGCGTCAATCCACAGCCTACGGCTATGCCCAGGCGCTGGACGGCACATGGGACCGCTATCGCCGCGAGACCGGCCGCTGGAGCGCTAGCCGCACCGACTTCACCGACGCCATCCATTTCGTCGGCTGGTATCACTCCACCAGCAACCGCCAGAACGGCATTGCGCTGAACGACCCCTATAATCTCTATCTCGCCTATTATTCCGGCCATGGCGGCTATGCCAATGGTGTGTGGCGCAACAACGCGGCCATCCAGAAAGCCGCACGCCGCTCCGCCAATATGGCGATCCGCTATGAGGCGCAGCTTCGGCAGTGTGGGTATTGAGAAGAAGCCGCGGCTGAGCCGAAATGCGCTCGGCCGCCGCGCACTCTATTCCTCACATATAGGGCGTCAAAAACGTCCGCACCGCGTCGATTTCATTTGACCGAATCTCATGCCCGCCAGGGTGCCACTCTTCCGTGACCTCACCTCCTTGTGCTTTGAGATAATCGGCGAAAGCCTTGGTCATCGGCACCGGGCAAATCGGGTCGCGCTCTCCGGCGGTGACCAGAACCCGACGCGATTTCGGCGCAGGTGCAGCTTTCGGTTCGAAGGGAATGAGCGGATGCATGAGGGCCGCCGCATCGAAAAGATCGGGAAACTCGATCAGGATATTGGCGAGAATATTCGCGCCGTTGGAAAAGCCGAGCCCGATCACCTTCCCCGCCTGATGCGCATCACGGTGTGCCACGACAAAGTCGGCCATGCGGCGGGTCGCCCGGTCGAGATCGTCGAGATCGTAGACGCCTTCGGCCTTGCGGCGGAAGAATCGCGCGGCACCATGTTCCGAGACATCGCCGCGCGGCGAAATCACGCTCGCATTCGGCAAGAGCCGTGAGGCGAAATCGAAGAACTGGTTCTCGTCGCCACCGGTGCCATGAAAGACAAAGAAAGCCGGTTGGCCGGGCGTGCCGGTGCGCAGCTTATGAATGTAACTGTCGGTGCTCATTTCATGCTCCTGAAATCCTCTACGAGGCCGGCGTTGGAGCCAGCCTCGCTCGCCTGACGGTCAAGCCTTCACCGAACCATCGAGCGGCTCGAGATGCTGCTCAAGGAACGGCCGCAAATGCTTGTGCTGCTCCGGCAGTTGCAGCGTCTCACCCAGATGCGCGGTGTCTTCGTCGCGGTCGAAGCCGGGTTCGTTGGTGGCAATCTCAAACAGCACACCACCCGGCGTACGGAAATAGATCGCCCAGAAGTAATCGCGGTCGATAACCGGTGTCACCTGATAGCCCGTGTCCATGAGTGCCTTGCGGACTTCCAACTGCTTGGCGCGGTTTTCGACGGCAAAGGCGATGTGGTGGACGGAGCCGGCGCCAAGACGGGCACCGGAAATATTCGGCATGGTCTCGATATCGATGACATCCGCACCATTGCCGCCGGGAATGCCGAGACGAATAACGCCATCCTGCCGGTCGATCTCCTGATAGCCCATGAACTTCAAAAGCTCTGCCGTTGCACCCTCATCGCGCAGTCTGAGCGAAGCGCCCTGGAAACCATGGATCGCCTGATCCTGACCCACACCGTTGCCGGTAAACTGCGCACGGCTGTCATCCTTGATCTCGACCAGCGCAAAGCCATCCCCATCCGGGCCGGCAAAATGCAGGCGCTTGTTGCCGAAGGCTTCATCCGCCTTCAGTCCTTCGACATTGGCCTTGGAAAGACGATCCTGCCAGTAACCGAGCGAGCCTTCCGGCACGGAAAACAGCGTGGTGCCGACTTCCCCGGTCCCCGGCCGACCGCGGGCGATATGCGGAAACGGAAAATAGGTCATGACAGAGCCCGGCGAACCGACCTCATCGCCATAATAGAGGTGATAGACATCCGGCGCATCGAAGTTGACGGTCTGCTTCACGCGGCGCAGGCCCAGCGTATCGGTGAAGAAACGGTTGTTACCGGAAGCACTCGCAGCCATGGAGGTGACGTGGTGCAGGCCCTTGATCTGGTTCAACATGATAAACCCCTTGTGGTTCAACGGGGCTTCATCTCAGAAGCGCATCCCGTGTGTGATGGGCTGAAGATGGTGCAGATTGGCCTTGGCGCATAGAGTGAACAATCAGAACGGATCGTGCTTTTTCTGCGAACAGTTTTGAACTGCCTGCCGGTTGTCAATAGCTTGACCGAAATCACTTAAATGGCTCACTGCAAGCCTATCCTCGGTACATCTCAAGTAACTGAAATACATGCGCAATTCTAAACGAAATTTAATTTGACTGTACTACCGGCAATTCTAGATTTCGCGTGTAAATTCCTCGGTTGGGACAACCCCCATGAACAAAATCCTTGTCAAAATTTCTGCCGCAATACTTATTTCCACTGCAGTATCGAGCTGTGTGACGACGAATGCCGAAGGCATCAAGCAAGTCACTTATAAGAAGAACGCCCTTAGCGGAGAGCGCACCAAAATCGATTGGGCAGTGGCCGTGAAGGGAGATTGCAGCGCTCGCGTCATTCCGGAACTGCGCATTCTTCAGGCGCCTCAACACGGCACCGTCGACATCGTCCACGAGAAGATAGACGGGAGATTCCATGGGACCTATGCAAAATGCACCGGAAAAGACGTGCAAGGGACCTCCGCTTACTACACCTCGAAAAAGGGGTTCATCGGCAGTGACAAGGTTATAGTCCGCAACTCATACAAGGATGGCGTGGTGGTAGATGGTGTCGCCGAGATCAATGTCGTCAGGTGATTGACGTTCAAGGCTGAGACCGCTCGGACGGTCGCGTCGGAACCCGCAGGTGCTCATTCAGCGCTGCGGGTTTCTTCATGACCCTTGATGAGCACAGCCCTTATACCTCGTCCGGTAACTGCCAATCGATCGGGTCTCGTCCATGCGAGACGAGGAAGGCGTTGGCCTTGGAGAAATGGTGGTTGCCGAAGAAGCCGTTATGGGCGGAGAGCGGCGATGGGTGGGCCGATTTCAGCACCAGATGTTTGCGCTGATCGACGAAGGACGCCTTCTTCTGCGCGTAGGAGCCCCAGAGCAGAAAGACAACGTGGTCGCATTGCTCGTTGACGGCGCGAATGACGGCATCGGTGAACTTCTCCCAACCCTGGCCCTGATGCGAGGCGGCACGCGCCTGCTCCACCGTCAAGACGCTGTTGAGAAGCAGAACGCCTTGCTTGGCCCAGCTTTCGAGAAAGCCGTGCTTCACCGGATGGGCACCGAGATCGCTTTGCAGTTCCTTGTAGATATTGACGAGGGAGGGCGGGATGCGCACGCCGGGGCGCACCGAGAAGCAAAGACCATGGGCCTGGC is a genomic window containing:
- a CDS encoding adenylosuccinate synthase translates to MTNVVVVGSQWGDEGKGKIVDWLSERADVVVRYQGGHNAGHTLVIDGVSYKLSLLPSGVVRPGKLAVIGNGVVVDPHALIAEMGRLEAQGVKVTAENLRIADNATLILSLHRELDGMREDAASNSGTKIGTTRRGIGPAYEDKVGRRAIRVMDLEDREALSAKVDRILTHHNALRRGFGAAEVSHETIMEELTSIADRILPFSETVWLLLDKKRRAGARILFEGAQGSLLDIDHGTYPYVTSSNTVAGQAAAGSGMGPGSLGYILGITKAYTTRVGEGPFPTELHDEIGQFLGEKGHEFGTVTGRKRRCGWFDAALVRQSVATNGITGIALTKLDVLDGLDELKICVGYKLDGQEIDHLPASQGAQARVEPIYITLEGWKESTVGARKWADLPAQAIKYVRQVEELIGAPVALLSTSPERDDTILVTDPFED
- a CDS encoding nucleoporin FG repeat-containing protein, translating into MADFVAVIRKAVDGLANNTPENRAKVYDKARSAVVRQLENMKPRPPEEMLQRQIMKLDTAIAEVEGEYSEALPALEDEDEGAAAAYATPAPEDVSSPYYEESVAQEQRYAGEHRDDAEPAHHDDHPEPEQHETYAAHDDGQRHEEREPAYQAEPAEEVTYRAEEPAEHAELYQRPVSYETAETHQEPETYQHEAPAYAHEHQDEHHGLEARHEPAADEDHAHRNWVGQDSHLEPAPWEREETEVEDHSHDGQLHAAYHHEEVAHDDDRHEETHQHDYAREAPREAEPISTETVLHENAPLPYTAGFDGQSNYYGNVSVEPENRPVSDDAHYAAFDEHDAHRDPSGTPQVTGAGKAPAPVDDFSSYFQDTALDLPPKTSPSLPRADEDPFAASATKDDKERTPWDDLEELIGYDGGSNDRSDKTANGNLDSGFTGAGIPAAAYATKKKPKRNYAGMVLGLGLLVVLAGGGYAAWTNREALNDMVGGLVNSAKTGTSTDTSSGGTSQTASAPANGGATATQPATNGQTPAQGQASTGTPAATRPADDGSVTGTKFTQRLLADGTEKDEGPGPGANGQPVTAEGQSVYQQNEAPSAQNTANAAPAAAGNQPVAQQTAAPAAATGDRMFLYEEVLGQTVPTAIEGKVSWTLQNETDDAGKPSPEVQGQITIPGRGLSALITFKRNTDPSLPASHLVEIVFSVSPGFEGGAIDSVQRIAMKSTEQDRGNALIAVPAKITDDFHMIALNDFPDARKTNLELLRTRDWIDIPVSYRNGRRALLTLQKGADGKAAFETALREWMAASPTNGQ
- the rpoH gene encoding RNA polymerase sigma factor RpoH produces the protein MARNSLPSITAGEAGLNRYLDEIRKFPMLEPQEEYMLGKRYAEHGDRDAAHKLVTSHLRLVAKIAMGYRGYGLPIGEVVSEGNVGLMQAVKKFDPDRGFRLATYAMWWIKASIQEYILRSWSLVKMGTTANQKRLFFNLRRLKGRLQAIDDGDLKAEHVREIATKLQVSEEEVISMNRRLSGDASLNAPIKASEGESGQWQDWLVDDQESQEAVLIEQDELETRRRMLSKALGVLNDRERRIFEARRLAEDPVTLEELSTEFDISRERVRQIEVRAFEKVQDAVQKEAEEAAKALRVVDA
- a CDS encoding RluA family pseudouridine synthase, with protein sequence MNDPFKQGEDARKVLIAGEDAEGRLDSWLAAEVGGDLSRSRLKALIEQGAVFVNGAAVTEPKKKIRVGDRIEITMPEPEDPEPKGEDIPLEVEYEDDDLIVLLKPAGLVVHPGAGNWTGTLVNALIHHCGDSLSGIGGVKRPGIVHRLDKETSGVMVVAKNDNAHRHLAAQFADHGRTGPLERAYKAIVWGRPKSLRGTIDAALGRSTDRTKRAVKREDADDAREAITHYEVVERYHEKPDATSLASMVECQLETGRTHQIRVHMAHIGHPLIGDPEYGAAFRTKANLLPEPAKTVVNHFPRQALHAYLLVFEHPRTGEVMEFETDMPDDMAALADALRA
- a CDS encoding TrmH family RNA methyltransferase encodes the protein MRNDLPALPNGLAPIAIERADDPRIAAFRDIKERDLTGRHGKFIVEGTVVLRMLAAAHKARGDFRAECILILKNRLAGVLDILCDFPADVPVYVAEAEVLDTIVGFHLHRGILALGARVGSCDRAQTIASLPETSLVVAGCGLSNHDNMGAMFRNAAAFMADAVFLDSTSCDPLYRKALRVSVGSVLSVPYHRGGNALSMLEALANEGFEIWSLSPAGKTEIRQIPPSPRMALVIGTEGEGLPPAVLSRFHSARIAQSPQLDSLNAGTASGLALYQMASAMGRI
- a CDS encoding transglycosylase SLT domain-containing protein yields the protein MRSVFVALFLLIVLAGCATAPSQITNACAIFEQRNGMFNNWRKDAEAAQREFGVPVPVMMATIYTESSFQPYARPPRTKLFGFIPWKRQSTAYGYAQALDGTWDRYRRETGRWSASRTDFTDAIHFVGWYHSTSNRQNGIALNDPYNLYLAYYSGHGGYANGVWRNNAAIQKAARRSANMAIRYEAQLRQCGY
- a CDS encoding alpha/beta hydrolase, whose amino-acid sequence is MSTDSYIHKLRTGTPGQPAFFVFHGTGGDENQFFDFASRLLPNASVISPRGDVSEHGAARFFRRKAEGVYDLDDLDRATRRMADFVVAHRDAHQAGKVIGLGFSNGANILANILIEFPDLFDAAALMHPLIPFEPKAAPAPKSRRVLVTAGERDPICPVPMTKAFADYLKAQGGEVTEEWHPGGHEIRSNEIDAVRTFLTPYM
- a CDS encoding VOC family protein codes for the protein MLNQIKGLHHVTSMAASASGNNRFFTDTLGLRRVKQTVNFDAPDVYHLYYGDEVGSPGSVMTYFPFPHIARGRPGTGEVGTTLFSVPEGSLGYWQDRLSKANVEGLKADEAFGNKRLHFAGPDGDGFALVEIKDDSRAQFTGNGVGQDQAIHGFQGASLRLRDEGATAELLKFMGYQEIDRQDGVIRLGIPGGNGADVIDIETMPNISGARLGAGSVHHIAFAVENRAKQLEVRKALMDTGYQVTPVIDRDYFWAIYFRTPGGVLFEIATNEPGFDRDEDTAHLGETLQLPEQHKHLRPFLEQHLEPLDGSVKA
- the ung gene encoding uracil-DNA glycosylase yields the protein MAEAGVKLEESWKQALSGEFDSQYMQKLKGFLLAEKEAGKQIFPKGPEYFRALDLTPLNEVKVVILGQDPYHGPGQAHGLCFSVRPGVRIPPSLVNIYKELQSDLGAHPVKHGFLESWAKQGVLLLNSVLTVEQARAASHQGQGWEKFTDAVIRAVNEQCDHVVFLLWGSYAQKKASFVDQRKHLVLKSAHPSPLSAHNGFFGNHHFSKANAFLVSHGRDPIDWQLPDEV